From Micromonospora echinospora:
GCGGGGGAGACCGTGGTCAGCGCCGGCTGGGTCCGCTACCAGCGCGGCACCGGCTTCGCCAGCCTCTGGGGCGGCTCGACGCTGCCGCAGTGGCGCCGGAAGGGCATCTACCGGGCGCTGGTGGCGTACCGGGCGCGGCTGGCGCAGCAGCGCGGCAAGACGCTCGTACAGGTGGACTGCTCGTCGGACAGCCGGCCCATCCTGGAGCGGCTCGGGCTCGTTGCGGTCACCACCTCCACGCCGTACGTCTACACTCCGTGATCATGGAACGGTTGACGGCGGACGAGCGGCTCACCCTGAAGACCGGCGCGTTCGGCGCGGTCTTCCTGGTCTCCAACGCCGTACCAGGGGTGCTGGCGATGGTGCGGGAGAGCTTCGCCGCGTCCGGCGCGCTCGCCGAGGTGGGGGGCGTGGTCAAGGAGGCGCTCACCACCGGCCCGCTGCCGCAGCTGCCCCGGGACTCGGCCCTGGAGGTCGAGTCCGTGGTGCTGCCCGCGCTGGGCCGGTCGATGGAGATTCTCCGGGGCAAGTCGCCCGCCGACGCCGAGACGTACCGGTCGGTGGTGCTCGCAGCGGCGGAGCGGGTGGCGCAGGCGCACCGGGGGATCGAGCCGGCCGAGGCGGCGGCGATCGAGAAGATCACCCAGGCGCTGGCCGGATCGGCCTGATGCCGGTGACCTGCGTCACTGCGGGCGGCCGGGGTGCCCATGCTACTTGCGGGTAACATTGCGCTCGTGGGGAAGTGCACAGCTGCCCGCGGTTGACCCACGTTCCGTCACGCGGGAGGCTGCGCCCGTGACCGGGCGAGTGATCGCAACACCAAACAGGAGGGTCGTCGAAGCGCGATGAATATCGTCGTACTCGTCAAGCAGGTGCCTGATTCGGGCGCGGACCGCAGCCTGCGTTCTGACGACAACACCGTCGACCGCGGTTCGGCGAACAACGTCATCAATGAGATGGACGAGTACGCCATCGAAGAGGCGTTGAAGATCAAGGAGGCGCACGGTGGTGAGGTCACCATCCTGACGATGGGTCCGGACCGGGCGACCGAGTCGATCCGTAAGGCGCTGTCGATGGGCCCGGACAAGGCCGTGCACGTCGTGGACGACGCCCTGCACGGTTCCTGCGCGGTGGCCACCTCCAAGGTCCTCGCCGCTGCCCTCGGGCAGCTCAACGCCGACCTGGTCCTGTGCGGCGCCGAGTCGACCGACGGCCGGGTGCAGGTGATGCCGCACATGATCGCCGAGCGGCTCGGTGTGGCCGCCCTGACCGGCGCGCGGAAGCTCACCGTCGACGGGTCGACCCTGACCGCCGAGCGGCAGACCGAGGAGGGCTACGAGGTGGTCACCGCCTCGACCCCGGCCGTGGTGTCGGTCTGGGACACCATCAACGAGCCGCGGTATCCGTCGTTCAAGGGCATCATGGCCGCGAAGAAGAAGCCGGTGCAGACGCTCGCCCTGGGCGACCTGGGCGTGGCCCCGACCGAGGTGGGCTTCGACGGCGCCACCAGCGCCGTGGTCGAGCACTCCAAGCGCCCGCCGCGCTCCGGCGGCGAGAAGATCACCGACGAGGGCGACGGCGGCGTGAAGCTGGTCGAGTTCCTCGCTGCCGAGAAGTTCGTGTGAGGGGACTGGGACATGTCTGAGGTTCTCGTCGTCGTCGAAGCCACCAAGGAATTCGGCGTCAAGAAGGTCACCCTCGAGATGCTCACCCTCGCCCGCGAGCTGGGCAGCCCGAGCGCCGTCGTGCTCGGTGGCGTCGGCGCG
This genomic window contains:
- a CDS encoding electron transfer flavoprotein subunit beta/FixA family protein, with protein sequence MNIVVLVKQVPDSGADRSLRSDDNTVDRGSANNVINEMDEYAIEEALKIKEAHGGEVTILTMGPDRATESIRKALSMGPDKAVHVVDDALHGSCAVATSKVLAAALGQLNADLVLCGAESTDGRVQVMPHMIAERLGVAALTGARKLTVDGSTLTAERQTEEGYEVVTASTPAVVSVWDTINEPRYPSFKGIMAAKKKPVQTLALGDLGVAPTEVGFDGATSAVVEHSKRPPRSGGEKITDEGDGGVKLVEFLAAEKFV